The genomic region TGAGAGAGTAAAATCGACGAAATTTCACTCTGCTGCGCGTTACACTCATTGAAAACTGGCGCTCTCTTGAGCAAGGAACTCACCTTTGCTGCTTAGTACGTGCGCTCTGCGTATATCGTGAgcatgatatttatttttaactttcggttgtgtttaatttttatttcttttattttttttttcttacttaatattttatttcttgcaATTTGCCTTTAGAATGAAATTGAAATCagtaatgaaaatgaaagcaaattgtagtgaaattcaaaaacacataaaaaatacGAACTCGCTCGTGATCACATGCACATGTTGGATTGAAGAGGATAAAGAATGTGCGctgcatttttgtattttttaatttgactgCGAAATTCTATATAAAAAGGTGGGTTCAACGTGTGACACGATTGTAACAGTATTTCACATAgcaagaaaagtaaataaatcgAATTActagcacacatacatacgtacatacaaacactAGATATAAGCacccaaaatgcaaaataatgcaaatcacttttcataagtttacaagcgaaggaaaaacgttataaaGACACCACTCAAAATgacataaaatttgaattttgttataaaacggttatatgttggttatcaCACACtcgtattgaaacaaaatttgagttttagctataaaatggttatacaagtatattggttatcataacCGACAGCGTTTTCGGTTTTTTTATGATACGCTATTTTGctttttaggtgacgatatgtaaatacatacatacatacatttatctatattatttatgtaatttcAATGCTTCAAGTTAACAAATTTCGCACAAAATagccaatacatacatacatatatagccatAACAAATACTCATTTCATAGCGATATCGTATAAAACTATTGAATTATAAACTTTGTCAATTGTCTGACTGAACATCCTTCTCCTCTAGTATCATATTGCAAATTTGCATACCGagtatttagttttgttttgctGTAAAAAACCAACAATTCAGTCGCTATGctcacagcagcagcagctattagaccaatattataaaaaaatagtgattCGAAGAGCAACAACTTTGCGcgttaattaaaacaatttctcAAGTGTGTACATTGCAGGCAAGAAAGCATTTGAACTGCAagaaagtgtttttgttgtttttgtaattcatacataaatttatgCAATGGATGCTgtcatttgtttaattttttcataattatgcCAAAAGTCAACTACTCACTTATGATCACTGTGAAAGTTTTAAAATGGgtaaatatgtgcatttgtatacatacatacatacatccatatgtacatatatgtatttttatataaaagcaaaaaagtcccaaaaaatcaaattcttgaaCGACCCGAATATGCTTCTTCATAATACTATATCCACTCAAATgcggtatgtatgtacatattttccaatATGTTTCACAGTTTCAAGTTTTCGAGTTGTGTCATGTTTTTCCAATTATTTGTGTGTCACATGCgccacttgtttcttttttttatttatttttcgtagCTATTTGTATCGCTTGATCACATTTCAAACATTCACAGCGTATTCAGAGCTACAAGTggataatttatttcatttaaactttTCATGCTCAGTTTTCTCTCTGTGTATGCAGAACAACTGTCCATGTGCTGATGTTGGAGCGTGGCGCATGCTGTAGGAACTTTATTTTGCTTGCAACTcacttaaatttataaacacctGGACGCATGCACATTTCTGCACATAATCAAActtattttcattgctttaaGTTTAGTAAATACCGTAGTCATCAGCAGAAATACCAAAACAGATTTATTTGCCGTGTTCTGTAGTCCATTTTGTAAGACCTTTGTCACTTTCATTgacaattgtttatttttttaattatttatatcttGCACAAAGCGTTGCACATTTTCCGCGTACTTTGACGTAATTGAATATGTGTGTagaatatatgaatttaaaaatctttagtTTTTAAGCACAAAAACCGGTCGCGATTAGTTTTTAGTATTTCCGCTAACTTCTTTTTGACATCCGTATTTAACAACCACTCAATCCCGCTATCCGTTCACATCTGATTGCCTGTGTTGTGTGCAGTTCGTGGTGTGGTGGTCTTCTCGTTGAGTGGTgtggtgaaaataattttaatggcCAAAATGGTGgatgattttttatgaattcttttacggcatttatttaaaatgattatCAGATTAAGTGGATATCTTTTCATAATTTGAAACTATaacaaagatttgtattaaaacacgtgaaaatgttttttgtttgtcagcTTGACTCAAATTTCTACAGATGCCACATTAACCCAtaacacaaatttcaaaaatatttatcaacttACTTACTCACCACTTAGCACGGTTAGGAACCTTCGTTGCtagtaataaaaagaaaacaaaatcgTCATGAAGCGAATCTGCGGAGCACAATAAACAGcgaaaacagctgtttttgaccGCAAAcagaaaatgtagaaaattcAGAATGAGCTGCCCAAACAGCTGTTCAATATTTATGGAGTGCATTTAACTTCaaataaaatgacaaaattaCCGCAAActgcattaaatttgaagcagGTAAATCTTAAATTATTCTCACTGGCAGCAATTTACTAACTTTATCTGTTGTGACAAACACTGTTGCAGTTCATGCTTCGTCAGGAGGTGCTTAAGCTATATCGTGAAATATTTCGCACCATCAGACTGGTGCCCGACAAGAGTAACCAGCGCGAGTTACGTGACTGGGCGCGTCACGATTTTCGCACGCATAGCGGGCAGACAGATGAATTGGCTATTAAAATGATGCTGCAATACGGACGTAGAAGTCTTACTGAGCTGCAGACAAGTTTGGATCTGAGTGGCATAAGTAAAGAGAAAGCAAATAGTGGAGTAGCGGAGGAAAGTAAGATAACTCACAGTGAAGAAATCAAAAGTTAAGTGAAAAACGATACTAAGgctataaaaaacattattgaagGAGACAACCACTGGAAAATAAGCtggataaatataaaataaaacaccgtcatatttaatttaatttgagtatagcgttttatttatttgtttgccagtttgtgcattttatttggtatttcaGCAGTTCCGTTTTAGTGGCTTATTCGATCCACCACAAACTTTAGTctaatttattacgttttatGTGAATACGTTACGTTTACGTACCTACATTATTAGAAAATGTTAACTCGATATTATGCATGCAATTCGAATTAGCGTCTAGGTCTTTTTAATTGCAGTAAATTCTTTGTTTGAATACTACAGCATTAAGTATTTGGTagaaaaactataaattaatgttttttatcattAAGCATGCATTGCGCGCGTCCTACTCTATGCAATTTAAAtaagtaatataaataaataatcgtAGTTATTTAGAAGTTGACAAATTCAGCAGAAATAGCACCACTTAACGGACTAGTACAGAAATCGTATCACACTCATCCAAAGCACTTTCAGAAGCGCCGAACCAAATAGTATCGTGCCTGTGCCAGCGACTAGTAATGCTATAAAATCGCGTTTTGGGCGTTCAGTGACGCGCTGGACTAGAAAACTATGTACGATAGTGCTTGTGATGTGATAGCCGTCCAGACCAAAGCATGGTATGGCGTTTAGCAGCGCTTGACCAAAACTGAAAATCACATTATATTTGAGGAAGAGAGCGTAAGTATCTCCCCATTGGGGTGACACATAGGACCGACGCGGCACAAAAGGTGATATCCGTACGGTACTCGAGACGTCAGCTGGATGCCCAATATAGATCACATCGCGCAATTTCGTTGGTTGGCTTATGGCGTGGCCGCTTGTCCGTTTAAATGTTAAAATCGTAGAGGTGTTGCGTAGTAAAGGGCGTAGACAGAAACCACTCTGACAGAAACTACTCGATTTGCTGCTTTTGCTAACGCCACCGGTACAGAAACCATGTGAGTCTTCTATTGTCCGGCGTACATCTAGACAAACATGTTGCGGTATTTGTGCGTGTTCGGCTGTATCGGTAATGCCCGCAGTTTCCAAGCTATTAAGGCCTTCAGCCACAGACTCGAAGCAACAAAGTTTTTCGTTGCGTTCATCACAACATTGTAGCATGCCATCGGCGCTGTGGTGTGAGATTTCGATGCTTTCATCGTTGTATCGTATAAAGTCATGGGAAACACAGTACCCTAGATGTGGCCCGCGTATCGAACGTCGTAGGCAGTCATACCAATCTGACTCTGTGTTTACTTTGCAGTCGTTAATTTGTGAAATAATATCACCAGTCATTAGTCCCTTTCCTGATGTGCCAAGCAGCGGAGAATTGCGTGTCATATCTGTGACCACAATGCCATGGTCTACCGTGTAAAACGGAGCGGCTACGTAACTCAGCGTAGAGAGCAGGAAGTAGCAGAAgcaagcaaataaaaagttgtGCCAAATGCCCGCGCAGATAATACGCAGCTTCTTGAACCATTTTAGTGCATTGAGGTGTTCCGTAGAGATTTCGGTATATGCGAACGGTAGGCACAAGTAAAGCTagacatataaaattatttaaaagatgCAGTAGAAGCGAAACATTTGACTTACTTGAAACCCGAAACCAATCACCGGTATATCTTCTTGCACTGCTGCCAAAGCGTGTCCGAATTCATGTACTATTGTACATAAGAGTAAAGTTAATGCATAGTAACCAACTTCCTCGAGTGGTAAATTAACACCGGGCAATAATATTTCCACTTTTGGTGCATTCTGGAGTACCCCGCTTTCAGCACCTGGTCCAGTACGACCAGCACCGCTGGTGCCGACATTTGCTGTACTATTATTTTCGCcattaaatattgttataaataacaaaattataccAATGGGTAACAACGATAAGGACACCAAAACGCCGACGGTATAGCTTCGTGTTAGCCATAGACGCATCCAACCGGTATTGTTGCCCCATCGTAGCATGGCACGATTAAATGCAGTTGTATGCCAACGCAGGCGCATAAATTGCACAGTCAGGCCTGTATTTTTCAGAAATGCATCATATGGATAGTGCATACAGCTCTGCAACAAAgtaaacacacataaatatttgtatgtaagagAGGTACAAAGATCAAGCGGGAGAGTCTCACCTTGAACAGGCGATCAATGAAAAAACATACGCAGTAAAGCACTACAATAACACCGAGAAAAATCCAGGGATCCATTTCAACGAAGCGCTGAAGCTGACCACTTTATTCGTTTCTTAGCACgcaatatatttacatgtattaTTTTAGCTTTACCATTATAACGACCACTTACACTTTATGTGTATTTAATGTAAACGATGTATATTTTTACTCGTTACCAGCAATTAAATATTAGAGGTTGTTTTGGGAACTGCTATTGTTGACATTTCTATTTGAGCACAAACAGATGTTTAAATCAAACGTCAAAAGCATTCACAATATAGCCGTTGGGAATCGTTCTGTTGGGGGATTTCTGTTGAGGAATTTtagtaatatattttgaatatttatattaattaaacaaatgaaaattattaaaaatgttaataccAAATTGAAAACAATGAACATCACTTATTTTATCAAAACGTGAGATCGcaattaacatatatttttgactCTAAACTCTTCAGCTCCAAAATTATACTGAACCGACGATATTTTTGTTTACCGATGTATGttagtacgagtatatatatgtgttaGTGGTATAGTGGTGATTGAATACCTTGTAGAgataaacaatttattaaatggGAGAGCCACAATGCGGAGCACCAAAATAACATTGGACTGTCGAACGTATGTATTATGTTTTTATCAGCAATTATTTCACCAAAATTCGATCGTGAGGCTGTTCGACGGTAGCACGTATTGTTATGAAAAATACTCAACCATAAATATTTGGACAAATGACTCATGACGCATTGAGGCCATACTACGGTGAGTATAACGTTGGCGTTAAAATGAACCACAGCGCATTCCATCAGCGGCAGTCGTTAAAGTAGGAGTGTACTTTGTAAAACATATTAAGTTTGCGATTGCTTAATATACTTTCGccgatttggaaaaaaaattgaaactagTTCTATATCTAAGCCAAATAAGTGCCTAGAAAGTGCAATAATGTTCGATTTCAATCTGGAATTTGCTCGTGGTGGAGCAGCTGTTGCTACAGAGCTCTTCGAATTACTCGCAGCCGGCGGTGTAAAACAAAACATTGTCTTCTCACCATTTTCAATTCAGACCTGTGTCGCATTGGCATTTGCCGGTGCCAGTGGAGAAACTGCTGATCAAATAGCTGAAGGTTTGAAGTTCGCGTCGAATTTCCACCCGGAAGTAGCTACAACGTTCGCATTTGTTTTTGACAAATACAAGGACAGTGAGTTAttgaaaattgcaaacaaagtGTATGTTCAGCAAGGACATGACTTGAAACCAGATTACCAAACAGAGTTAAAAGAAAGTTATAATGCTGAAACTGAAAATGTTAACTTTGAAGAAAGTGAAAATGTTGCCGCCACTATTAATTCCTGGGTAGAAGATAAAACGGCTGGAAAAATTAAGGATCTTGTGCAGGCCTCGGCCTTCAGTGCTCTAACCCGCCTGGTTTTACTGAATGCTTTGCATTTCAAAGGTTTATGGGCGCATAAATTTGAAGAAGAACAAACTGTTGAGGATGATTTTTGGATATCTGAAGAGGAATCAGTTAAAGTGCAATACATGAATCAAAAAGCGAAGTTTGGTTATGGATTCTTTGAAGAGTTGGACTGTCAGGCTCTCGAACTGCCTTACCAAGATTCGGATTTATCAATGCTGGTTCTGTTGCCTAATGAGCGAGAAGGCCTTAAAACTCTTGCCGAGAAATTGAAATCAGTAAATTTGGTTGACCTAGCTGGCAATCTAGAAGCCAATGAGGACGTTGTGGTCCAATTGCCTAAATTCAAAGTGGAATACGAAGTAGAGTTGACGGAAACATTGAAGAAGGTAAAGTAAAATCATTGTAAATTTTGTATGACCTTCACACTATTGGTCAATATCACTATGGTTACCTTGTAGATTGTATTGGCCATTTTTGCCcaattaatttatatgtaattacaattttaaGCCAATTCCAATGTACGAAACGTAAAAATAGCTTTTGGGTCACTTCTCATATTCTTATCGTTGCCTTAACTTatcacttatttaattttctgtatGTGCTATAATCAATATTTTATCTTTACGACTGCTACTGTCGGTTTTAAACATCAAATAACGCTAACAATAATACCAAAATTTacgattttttgataattttttcgcCAATCCTCAATGCGTATGtattttcatgcattttcaGCTGGGCATAAGCAAAATCTTCAGCGAAGAAGCTGAGTTCAGCAACATGTTGGAATCACCCGAGCCTCTGCAAGTATCCAATGTTTTCCACAAGGCTGTTATTGAGGTCAACGAAGAGGGCACGGAAGCAGCGGCCGCAACTGGTAAATATCGCACATTTACATGCAGAATTTataaatgtacaaatatatatttttcctcaATTTTGCAATTGTTTTAGCAATGATTATGATGACTCGTTGCCTTCTGATACCACTGCAGTTTGTTGCTGATCGCCCATTCTTCTACGCTATTTGGAATAAGAGAAATATTCTATTTGCTGGTGCTTTTGTCAATGCGCCTTAAGAGGCTGCTGCGTTAGCGATAAAGTATGACGTCATGTGCATAGAGTTGTTGTGAACCATGAAGTATTTCAATTCAACTAACGACACTTAATGTTTTTTAATGTTTgattattaatttgtatatttttgaaatatttgatataattataaaaacgtcgcttttcacaaaaaaccaaatttcttattagttaaatttattatttctctttAGGTATGCTTTCCAGTAATAATTATTGTTCTGTTTTGCGAAAATACACAAATTGACAATACCTAAACCATTTAATAATAGGAACGCATAATTTGCGATTCAGTTTAGAAAAGttcattgaaataaataataataccaaaaaaattacattaaatatgattgattttacatttaagtaatATAAAATGATGTGTGCGTGATGTGCACTGATGATGTGACATTTTACGATTAAGAAACGACAagaaacaaacataaatattaaaatatatgaaagtcGACAAACAACTCAAcgattacaaaaaatattaggaATGTCcgatttaaattttcaaaaacagtgTGATTGGACAGTGGTCGCTGCCCTTTACCTGTGCACGGATACAGTTGTCCACTACTCGCTTGGTGAAACGTTCAGAAACAATATAATAATCCAAACGCCAGCCAACGTTTCGCGAACGTGCATTTGCCATGTATGTCCAATATGTGTAAGCACCTATGCGATCTGGATAAAAGTGTCTAAATGTATCGACAAAGCCAAGAGCTAATAATTCAGTCATTTTGTCGCGTTCCTCCTGTGTAAAACCGGCACTACGTGTATTGGTTTTTGGATTTGCCAAATCGATGGCCTGATGTGACACGTTCATATCACCACAAATGACAACCGGCTTTATGGCATCCAATCGTTTCACGTACTCTTGAAATAGCTTTTCCCAGCGCATACGTGCCTCCAAATTTACCAGCTTTCGTCCAGAATTTGGCACATAAACATTGATCAGAAAGAATTTCTCATACTCAGCTGTAATCATACGACCAGCTCCGTCAAACTCTTCATTGTCAATGCCATATACCACATTAATGGGCATAATCTTCGAGTATATAGCAACG from Bactrocera tryoni isolate S06 chromosome 3, CSIRO_BtryS06_freeze2, whole genome shotgun sequence harbors:
- the LOC120772945 gene encoding membrane-bound transcription factor site-2 protease, which encodes MDPWIFLGVIVVLYCVCFFIDRLFKSCMHYPYDAFLKNTGLTVQFMRLRWHTTAFNRAMLRWGNNTGWMRLWLTRSYTVGVLVSLSLLPIGIILLFITIFNGENNSTANVGTSGAGRTGPGAESGVLQNAPKVEILLPGVNLPLEEVGYYALTLLLCTIVHEFGHALAAVQEDIPVIGFGFQLYLCLPFAYTEISTEHLNALKWFKKLRIICAGIWHNFLFACFCYFLLSTLSYVAAPFYTVDHGIVVTDMTRNSPLLGTSGKGLMTGDIISQINDCKVNTESDWYDCLRRSIRGPHLGYCVSHDFIRYNDESIEISHHSADGMLQCCDERNEKLCCFESVAEGLNSLETAGITDTAEHAQIPQHVCLDVRRTIEDSHGFCTGGVSKSSKSSSFCQSGFCLRPLLRNTSTILTFKRTSGHAISQPTKLRDVIYIGHPADVSSTVRISPFVPRRSYVSPQWGDTYALFLKYNVIFSFGQALLNAIPCFGLDGYHITSTIVHSFLVQRVTERPKRDFIALLVAGTGTILFGSALLKVLWMSVIRFLY
- the LOC120772946 gene encoding serine protease inhibitor 42Dd, translated to MFDFNLEFARGGAAVATELFELLAAGGVKQNIVFSPFSIQTCVALAFAGASGETADQIAEGLKFASNFHPEVATTFAFVFDKYKDSELLKIANKVYVQQGHDLKPDYQTELKESYNAETENVNFEESENVAATINSWVEDKTAGKIKDLVQASAFSALTRLVLLNALHFKGLWAHKFEEEQTVEDDFWISEEESVKVQYMNQKAKFGYGFFEELDCQALELPYQDSDLSMLVLLPNEREGLKTLAEKLKSVNLVDLAGNLEANEDVVVQLPKFKVEYEVELTETLKKLGISKIFSEEAEFSNMLESPEPLQVSNVFHKAVIEVNEEGTEAAAATAMIMMTRCLLIPLQFVADRPFFYAIWNKRNILFAGAFVNAP
- the LOC120772947 gene encoding LYR motif-containing protein 2 is translated as MTKLPQTALNLKQFMLRQEVLKLYREIFRTIRLVPDKSNQRELRDWARHDFRTHSGQTDELAIKMMLQYGRRSLTELQTSLDLSGISKEKANSGVAEESKITHSEEIKS